Proteins from a genomic interval of Rhizobium etli CFN 42:
- a CDS encoding SDR family NAD(P)-dependent oxidoreductase translates to MFHPRLFENRNVIVTGAGRGIGLEVARQFLDCGAKVIVHTGRKPGRDLPDFLLTAESERRALLLHADFTAAGGAAQFAENALAFFDKVHVLVNNAGTMLGRFPAATLTDADYEAIVRLNQTSVVALTRALLPALKAAEGAAIVNTVSISALTGGSPGSSIYSASKAFVSTYSKALARELAPEGIRVNCVSPGTIETDFHERYSSREKLEQTRKSIPLQRLGTAEDCAPAYLFLAAPSLSGYITGQVLEINGGQLIC, encoded by the coding sequence GTGTTCCATCCGAGACTATTCGAAAATCGCAATGTCATCGTAACTGGCGCCGGGCGGGGCATCGGCCTCGAAGTGGCCCGGCAGTTCCTGGACTGCGGCGCGAAGGTGATCGTCCATACCGGACGCAAGCCGGGACGCGACCTGCCGGATTTTCTGCTGACGGCTGAATCCGAAAGGCGGGCGCTGCTGCTGCACGCCGATTTCACCGCCGCTGGCGGCGCTGCGCAATTTGCCGAAAATGCGCTCGCCTTCTTCGACAAGGTGCATGTGCTCGTCAATAACGCCGGCACCATGCTCGGCCGTTTTCCGGCTGCCACACTCACCGACGCAGATTATGAGGCGATCGTGCGTTTGAACCAGACGTCGGTGGTGGCGCTGACGCGTGCGCTGCTGCCGGCATTGAAGGCGGCGGAAGGCGCTGCCATCGTCAACACCGTTTCAATTTCAGCGCTGACCGGCGGCAGTCCCGGTTCTTCGATCTACTCCGCCTCGAAAGCCTTCGTTTCAACCTATTCCAAGGCGCTTGCCCGCGAGCTCGCGCCGGAGGGCATCCGCGTCAATTGTGTTTCGCCCGGAACGATCGAGACGGATTTCCATGAGCGCTATTCCTCCCGCGAAAAGCTGGAGCAAACGAGAAAGTCTATTCCCTTGCAGCGGCTGGGAACAGCGGAGGATTGCGCTCCGGCCTATCTGTTCCTGGCGGCACCCTCCCTCTCCGGATACATTACCGGCCAGGTCCTCGAGATCAATGGCGGTCAGCTTATCTGCTGA